A window of the Lolium perenne isolate Kyuss_39 chromosome 7, Kyuss_2.0, whole genome shotgun sequence genome harbors these coding sequences:
- the LOC127312974 gene encoding KDEL-tailed cysteine endopeptidase CEP1-like: MAPRALLLVITMATAALVLLLAVAPAPAIAMDFSDKDLASEDSLWALYERWRAEHTVSRNLGEKASRFDVFKKNVRLIHEFNLGDEPYKLRLNRFGDMTADEFSRVYASSRAFHGDRRSDSFMHGSAAASSLPSSVDWRKKGAVTGVKDQGQCGSCWAFSTVAAIEGINAIRTKKLMSLSEQQLVDCTASNWGCSGGWMDTAFQYIATGCGIASEAAYPYTAQQAPTCNTCVPRVVKIDGYQDVPANNETALQVAVAAQPVSVVVDASGFQFYSEGVFAGECGTSTNHAVTAVGYGTTVDGTQYWILKNSWGVGWGEKGYIRIKRNVEDNRGLCGIAQVASYPVKTSSNTKQGDVLRDEL; this comes from the coding sequence ATGGCGCCGAGAGCGCTCCTGCTCGTGATCACCATGGCCACCGCCGCGCTTGTCTTACTGCTGGCCGTGGCTCCAGCGCCAGCGATCGCCATGGACTTCAGCGACAAGGACCTGGCGTCAGAGGATTCCCTGTGGGCCTTGTACGAACGCTGGCGCGCGGAGCATACGGTATCTCGTAATCTCGGCGAGAAGGCCAGCCGCTTCGATGTGTTTAAGAAGAACGTGCGGCTCATCCACGAGTTCAACCTCGGCGACGAGCCCTACAAGCTCCGTCTCAACCGCTTCGGTGACATGACCGCCGACGAGTTCAGCCGTGTCTATGCCTCCTCCCGCGCCTTCCACGGCGACCGGAGGAGCGACAGCTTCATGCACGGCAGCGCTGCCGCCTCGAGCCTCCCCTCGTCGGTGGACTGGAGGAAGAAGGGCGCGGTGACGGGCGTCAAGGACCAGGGGCAATGCGGCAGCTGCTGGGCGTTCTCCACGGTCGCGGCCATCGAGGGCATCAACGCGATCCGCACCAAGAAGCTGATGTCTCTGTcggagcagcagctcgtggaCTGCACCGCCTCCAACTGGGGCTGCAGCGGCGGCTGGATGGACACCGCCTTCCAGTACATCGCGACTGGCTGCGGGATCGCCTCCGAGGCCGCGTACCCCTACACTGCCCAGCAGGCGCCCACCTGCAATACGTGTGTCCCCCGCGTGGTCAAGATCGACGGCTACCAGGACGTGCCGGCCAACAACGAGACGGCGCTGCAGGTGGCGGTGGCGGCACAACCTGTGTCGGTGGTCGTCGACGCCAGCGGGTTCCAGTTTTATTCTGAAGGGGTGTTCGCCGGAGAGTGCGGGACTTCGACCAACCACGCCGTGACGGCGGTGGGGTACGGCACCACCGTGGACGGCACCCAGTACTGGATCCTGAAGAACTCATGGGGCGTAGGGTGGGGCGAGAAAGGATACATCCGCATAAAGCGCAACGTCGAAGACAATCGGGGACTTTGCGGCATCGCCCAGGTGGCCTCTTACCCTGTCAAGACATCCTCAAACACCAAGCAAGGGGACGTCCTCCGCGATGAGCTCTGA